GCAGCCATGCTTTAAGACCGGTTAAGGGCTAGTGACGGTGTCCCGGCTAAGGGGCCTCTCACCACGACTACTCTAGTACTAATAGGTTGGGCTGAGGACCCCCTTTGTCGATTTTGTCCTGGGCCACATTAGACGACCCATGACCGATAACGGAAGATTCCCAACAACTTGACATACAAGACAAGAAGCCGGATTCGTGGAGGACTCTACCTCCTCATACGTAGCCAACTAGGATCCATGTAACCTAGGATCCCAATATGCTATATAAACCGGGGTTCGGGCTCGTAGATAGACAACTTACAATCTTTTGGCAGTTTGTACTTTGTACACACTCCAACTCAACAAAacacaagcatgacgtagggtattatccCCTTGAAGAGTCCAAACCTAGGCCAAAACCTCGTCTCTGTTTCCATCGTGCCAAATAGCCTAACTTAGGATACCCTATTGAGGGATCTGTCGGATTTAGCTCCGACAAAACCCACTAGCAGCCAAGACCGACGGAAGAGAGACAACAGAGGAGTACCTCCAAATCcaacaaggaggaggagctccgcgctGCAACTGACTTCTATCGATGACTCACTGCCCATGCAGTCGAGCGCATCGACCAGCCTCACCACCCATGAGCATCGCCTGCTGCGAAGTCGCTACTGCCACACCTACTGGGGCCGCCGCCCAGAGCACGTAACCCTCCATGTGAGGGCGGAGCGACGAGATCTTCGCCCCCACCGTCATCAGTGCTTGCATGGGTGGCAGCGATggaggagaggatggggaggtgaCATCAGAAGGCGAAACCTAGTCGCCTGACAGGATGACGCGAGGGCCAAagtttttttttgctacaacagctTGTTAATGCAGCTGAAAAAGCAATTAGTTCACGAATTGAAGACCGTTCGTGTTTAATCCCTCCTCCTATCCTCTGGATCCCGCATGGCCGGCCGAGCTTGGTGTTCAATGCAAGTGATCTGCCACAGAGAGAATGTTTCATGTGGCCATGTTTCACGCTTTTAATATTGCCAAATTGCATTGCTTTTAGATATTGTACTACTACATCATTAGCAGAGTTGGACTAATTTAATTCTCCTGTTTTCTTCTGATGATTAGAGTACGTGTGAAAAAGATCCGTCTCACGCCATTTCCCCCTGTTTTTTGTTGAGATACAGGTGGTTGGTTGGGTTGGCACAGCAGAGAGGCCGACTGTTTAACCTCACCAAAATCCTATTATCAAATTGCTGGTGTACATTTCATTCAGATCAGATGAGATCATGATCGAGGTTGCCCTTTTCATTTTGCACAAGCATAAATAAGGTGGAAAGGGGGCCCCTCAAGAATCTCAAAAGCAGGCAGGCTTATTTCCCTTTTCCATCCAttgttttttttttctgaattattCAACCTGCACGCGGCTCATGGCTGTACGTCCTCGTCACGCTGGACCTGCCGCACAAACATTTTACTCGCGCACCATGACACGCCCGGAGCATTGCCCTGTTATCTGAAAAATCCGGCCCATTTGCTTTATGGAAATCCTATTATCAAATTGCTAGTGTAGTAGTAATTTAGAAGGATAAAGATTTTGTAGGAAAAAATCTTTTAAAACTTTTGGCTTGTACAGATGAATTTCGTACGATAGAAACCAATCCTTCTTTCAAAGAAGGAAAAACTTAGCCTAGACCCGATGAAAAAGTTCCTATCATATGAATGAAATGACATCCCTTTCTCTATAGAACTAAGACACCTATTCTCATGATatttctatcctatgaaccaaagaagccTTCATATGATTCATACTTGTTTCGGTTTCTTAATGAAGATTCTCTGCGATAACTTTTTGCCGCGTGCGTCCTCGGATGCAGAGACCGGGAGAGTTCAACCATAATCTCAAGTCACGTGGTCACACTTTTACAAGCTTTTTTTTACGGGACTTCGTCAAGAGAGGGTAGGGTGCTCATGTGATTTCATAATAAAAATTAAACTTGGTCCAATTTATATGAGAAACTAGGTCAAAACCCACACTTCCACAACGAATTGACGCACCCCACCCGCACCCGCCCAAAAGGATGACACACCAAAAAGAGGCCGGAGGAGAGACATCTCTTTTCTTTGTGTGCGTGCTGCATCCACTAGCGAAATGATGGCGCCAAATCCAAATCATCCACCCCTTTTGAAAGGAATTTTAACGTAATTGATGTGCACGTCCCAGCCCCAGCACCAGCAGGAAGCAACAAGAAAAAAGAAACCCCCATGGGAAAAAGCAATTAGTCCACGAAGATCGTTCCTGATTGATCTCCATGATACCATGCTACCAAAATTAACCTATTTGATTGATGATGCCCTGTCTCCCTCTCTCTGCTTTCTGTCTTTCTCTCTCACCAAACTCTGCTCCGCGTGCACTGCCTATAAGACACGCCGGGCCAAGAACGCAACACCATTCTGCCTGCATCTTTCTTTCTCCTTATCTCATCATCTGTACCCTCCGTAGTGTTCGTATCAATCTCCAGCTCCGGCTCCGATGAAGGACCGACGCGGCGGCGCTGGATTCCCCTTCTCCATCGGCTGCATGTCGCAGTCCGCCGTGGCCGTCGCCCACCCGCTCGGTAAGAAGCCACCAGCACCGGCGCCGCAGCCGCAGGCCGACAACCCTTCTTCCTCCACCACGACGACGGCCACCGCACAGGGTATGTACTTCCTGATCGCAATTCATACGAAGATCCATGCCACATACTAACAGCAAGCAGAACATCCATTTCAGAGAGAGGCGCCGGAGAAGAAAGCAGCGAGGACAAGGCGagaaccgcggcggcggcggcggcagggaccgtCACGGCCGGGGTGCAGCGGCTGCTCAGGGGAATCAAGACCTTCTTCGCGGCGTACGACGTCGATgaagaggaggacgacgaggagcaGGAGATCGTGATCGGGTACCCCACCGACGTGCAGCACGTCGGACACATCGGCTGGGACGGGATCAACAAGGTGGGCGGCATGGGCGTGGGCGTGGGCATGGCCGGCGCCTTCTCCCTGccatcctccctctccctccgccaGCTCGAGATCGCCATGGACCCCGGCGCTGGCAGCACCACCTGCATCAACTGACCAATCTCTGCTGCCATTGTCacgctcctcgagctcgacaacccACCATCACTAGTGCTAGTAAAAAAAGAGTTGAGATGAGTGATCTCATCTTTCAGTTCTTCAACGTGCTTGCTGATGATTGATAATTACCTTGTCATTTGGTAAAATTTCTTTTTTAACTTTGGACGAGATAAGAAGCATATGCATAGGTTTGTGTATACTATGTGGAGTGGAGTTGTGTACATACTTGGTAGATTGTGGGAGCTTCAGCTTGTTTCAAGATCTCTACTGGCCATGGGGCCCCTGCTCTTCTTCTTTTCCATTGAAGTTGCTCTTAAACCAGATGGTAAAATCTTGTCAGGAGTGATGATGAttaattgctgctgctgctgctggtacaaTAATAGTCGTGCAAATCATTATAGTCTTCATGTTTGTTGGACTACATGCATGCCGCCATGCGTGCACGCATCTAGTACTACTGGAGTACTAGTACTGCATCATGGTTAAGGCCAATTAACTCGTTTGTTCATCATAGACCTAGCAAAGCTAGATGCCTAGATGGTACCTACATGCAGTACTGCCAATGGGACACTTGTCCCAAGGAAATGAAAAATAATCTTTTGCAGTCCATGAGTGCAGAATCATGGTAAAATCTGCTTTAAGCTTAGACAAGGAACACAAATTCAGAGTTTCAGACAAAAATCAAACGTTGACCGGATCAAAATCCAGATGATTCAACAGCAAAGAGTATAAAACCAAAGTGTTCACATGGACAATAGTCCTACAAAAATACAAATGAAAACCACTTTTGATAGTGTAATTCACACACTAATCACTACTTCTCTGTGTGAATCCGTGGCCACTGAGCCGAGCTGAAGCGCTCCTTAGCCAGTCAGCATCACCAACCACTGATTAACAATGTTGACACTGCGTCTTTGTAATAAGAAACAGTGATGTGCCACTACTGCTACTGTTGGAACGTGACTCACTACTTAGCTTCTTTATTATCATGGTGGGCACTGGGCACTTAATCCCACTTCAAGTTCAAGACAAATTAGCAGCATGCAGACTTCAGTCTGAATCAGAGGACACGCAACGGGGAACAGATTTTTGATGTGATGTTTCGTTGCTAACAGTTTTATTAATTGCGATTAGTACGTACTACTGGTTATGCAGTACGGCAATTAACTGGATTCGAGCGACAGCTTGGTTCATCAGCTAGCCAGTGTGACTCCTTCAGAATATGAACagtaaaaacatgttttttttaataaaaataTATGCTCCCATTTGTAGGAGGTGTTCACATGATCTGTGGCTTATTCATGGCCTAGAATAGATAAACATGCCAGACCCGCCTGTCATGATGGTGGATATCATAACAGGGTTTGATTAGTGGGAAGGATCAGCCCAGATTTTGTTTTATTTATGAGCTTAATTAATTGGGAAGGGAACAAGCAGCACAGTGGGGGCAGAGTGTTAGCTCCCAGgtccttgttgtttaaggtgagctTTGTTTCTGGCAGAAAGCCAGCCCGTGACAAACCTaactgcaccatcattatcaattaATCATCATCACATTACTTTCCTGGTTGGTGATTGCAAGGTATGAGTTGATTAGTCCCTTAATCTAATTCTTTCAACCAAAATCTACTGCTTTGGTCACTGTTTCGAGCCCCACGTTTTGGTGGAGGCCTTAGTTTGGAAGTATTGTCAGTATAGCCTCTTCTTCTTGCACAAATAAAGAAATGGTGGTTACATTTGCAATGATGCATTAGATGATAAAATCTTTCGGTACACGTTCAGTGGAATATTTAATGAATTCTTGAGTTGATGTGGGACTTACAGAAGCAGCTAGAGTACCTGCTTGGGCAACCTTGCAACATACTTCTGGGAAACCTTGAAAAGGAGTACAAACTGCAGCGGATGGTCGAGCTCGGAGTCACAGCCGATGCAGATTGGGCGCGCCGTTCTGCAGAGAACCAAAGGGGGTTAAGCTGGAAAAGAAAGGAAAACACAGGAAGTGTTACTTGGTGGCTAATTTGCCTCTTCTCTTGAAGAGAGCTATGGACAAAAGCAGCATATCATTACATTCCAAGGCACTTCACAGGAAAAGGTTGCCACTTCAGTGGTTTATGCTTCATACTCACAGGAGGCCACATGCCATAGACCCTACTTATATTTTGGCATCCTCTTGTAGCTTGACAGCTAACTCTTTCTTCACGAGATGTATTCTCAATGTCTGGCCAAGCAGGCAGTCGGTTGTTCCGTTAGACAAGTTTTGTCCATATCTGACAGAAAAGAAGCCTCTGCTTGGGCTGATGCGCGCTTATTGTCCCTCATACtgtacagaagcatcatgattcatGAGTCCGTGAACCATCGAAATATCTCTGCCACATAGTTATCTTGAAATGGTAGAATAATTATCACAAGTTGCATACCATGATAGACTTGAGTTCACCATCAGCTGCTCCACTGATTGTCATGCCCTGGTCTCTGACGTTTAGTAAGTAAGACAGCGAATCCTGAGTTACGACCTCACCGGGTATCAGCACAGGGATGCCTGGTGGATACGGGCAGATAAGCTCACCACAAATCTCCCCAAGGCTGTCCTCAATGCATACTCTCCTTTTCTTTGTAAAGAAGGCCTGTCTTGGAGTCAGCTTCACAGAGAACTTGTCCAATGGGCTACGAACATAGTTATGCTTACTAAATCTTGATTCGTTTGCAGACAtgtatttatccgagagatattttGCACACTGTACAAGCTTCTGAACATCTTGCCTTCTGGTCCCTAAGTTGACTGCAAACGTCACCGCCTGTGTTCCGACGAGCTCACATACAATTCGATGCTCTTCTAAAATGTCATCTGCTTCATATCCAGATAAATGTAGACCTGAAGCACTGAATGTGATACGCAAAGGATCAATGGCAGGGAAGTCGGAAGCAAAGCATGACAAGTCCAGCACAGATAACCCTGGGATTACCATCAGCTGATCTTTTGTTTCTAAAGCCATAGCCACCGAGTCATCAAAAGATTTCGAGTTCTCGCTCAACTGAGCTCTTGCAGCATCTAAAGACGACAGTAGTAGGTAACTCGGGCTTGAGCTCTGGAGCAACTGGAGGCATTGGCTCACTTTATCTGCATCAACCAGACCTCCAGCCATGTGAAGCATCGAGGACTGTGTAAGAGAGCTCAGAACCTTGTGCGTGGATTGCACAGCTAAGTCAGCACCTTGCTCAATCGCCGTGCTTGGAAAACTGTGATGGAACCTGAAGTGTGCACCATGAGCCTCATCAACTATAACCGGAATGTGTAAGGGATGGCAAACATCGACGACACCTTGCACATCGCTGCATATGCCATGGTAGGTCGGTGAAGTAACAAGAACAGCACCTACTTTCTTGCCATCCTTCTCAAGCTCCTTCAGTGCTTTATCCACCTGTGACGGTGTAACACCACCAGCAATGTCCCACGCAGAATTGTACTCTGGTACTATATACTTAGGCACAGCACCGGACAGAACCAGGGCAGAGATCACTGAGATGTGACAGTTCCGAGGTATAATGATGTAGTCACAAGGGGAGCAGGTGGCCATCACTGCAGCCTGGATTCCGCAGGTACTTCCGTTGACCAGGAACCACGTCTTAGATGAACCAAACAGTCGAGCTGCctggttctgagcatccaagatcaCACCCTTGGGGTAGAAGAGGTCGTCGAGCTCAGGTAGCTCGGGCAAGTCGTGTAAAAACGCTCCCATGCCAACAAGGTTCGACAACGACGACGGAGCAGCTTTCCCTCGGTTGTGTCCAGGGAAGTGAAAGCAGGACACGTCTTGGGCTGCAGTTGATTTCAGTGCCTGAACCAGAGGGGCAGTAGCACCTTGGACAGCTGCTGAAGGTTGAGCAAGCGTAGCTTCAGTTTCAGATATTCTTGGCGTGGTCCGTGAAGTGTCACACCGTGCTATGGCATGTCGCCTGGGTGATCCCTGCAAGACAAAAGAAACTTTGGATAAGCACATGGGATAGAAGAAGGTGGAGATGAACATAGGCTGAATCCATTAGCATGATCGATCAAAGATTAAAGTAGATGCTGTATGTACGCTGTAATCATGAACAATGTCGGACGAGGCAAATTCGAAAGCATCTTCAGTTAAGCAGTGTTCAGAAGCAAGTAATGACCCATTAATTCATCAGTTGGAACACACTAGCTAGGACAGAGCTCACTGGCTCCCGTGCGTTCATGCGCCAGCCTGGATCGGCCCATAGCGGCACTCAGAAGCACCCACGGTCTGTCATGCCGGAGCTGCCGTCGTCCCCGGCATTTGCGGCTGCACTGCTTCCTTTCTTTGTTTTTTGGGGAAGGCTTCTCTATTTTCTTTCAGATGTATCTGAGAGGCGTAGGTCGGTGTGGGGGTGCGCGGATGCGGCAAATGCCACAAGGGAAGGGGGCGAGCAATTGGACGAACAGGTCGCGGGCACTAGAATAGAAAGGCACAGAGACCAGAACGATAGTGGGGCGAAGAAGGCGAGAGGGAGGTGCAGGATAGAAGGTTACCGTGCGTAGAGATCGTGGCGCGCACGGGGAGCGGACGGCCGGAGGAGGCGCTATGCTTCTGCTGCTGctcggaggaagaagaagcatgGACATTGTCGTCTGCGCGTGGTCGAAGCAGAGTGAAGTACGGGAAGGGGAGTGTAATCTGATCTGATGTCTATATGGGCCTCCATGGACAAGCCTTTGGGTCGTCACACCGCTGGGCCAGACTACAAGGTAACCCACTCAAAAAGAAAAACAAGAGCACTCGAAGAGAAAAGACTCACTggtgaaattttcaaaaaaaattccaagtTTATTCATGGATATACCATGTGACACATGTGCTAAGTAATCCAAACTATTCAAAAAAAAATATTCATGGATATCTGGTTTGCCCTTGTCATCTAGTAGGGTTCTCAGTTTCACTAACGGCCTCCACCGCTAGAGTCCGTGTATCAATCTGCCCCGCCTTTTGAGAATTTCTCACTGGCAGCGATGTAGCCGACGGCAGGGTGATCCAAGGGCACCGACGTGTTCAGGAAGACGTCGCGAACCCAGGAGAGGTGGAGGTAGTCGTCTGCGTTGGCGGAATCGACAAAGGCGTTGGAACCGTACGGTTGCGCTACGGGAATTGGCCCAAGTCGAAGGCTCGCACAACCAAAACTAAAATTAACAACAAAGTTAGCTTTAGGGGATCTAGAGGGCCCAGGAATATAAGAAAATCGAGAGGTAGGATGCCATCTTGGGAGAGTTACGGCGCTGGCCGAGGCAGAATTCCATGGCCCAAGGCAAGCTCAGAGATGAGGACTTGGTGGCACAAGCACACGAATGGGTGAGGGCGAACGGGCTCGAGGTGGCCTATTTATAGGACGCAATGGGGTTCACGGTGAACCGAGCGCACGACGCACTCATAAGTAAGCCCCACGTAAAAAATTCTCATGGTTTTAACAAACGGGGGGGGGGTGCACCCCGAGTTGTACTAAGCTTTCTCACTGCTAAGGAGGGTAATGCAGAGNNNNNNNNNNNNNNNNNNNNNNNNNNNNNNNNNNNNNNNNNNNNNNNNNNNNNNNNNNNNNNNNNNNNNNNNNN
Above is a window of Triticum dicoccoides isolate Atlit2015 ecotype Zavitan chromosome 5B, WEW_v2.0, whole genome shotgun sequence DNA encoding:
- the LOC119312832 gene encoding CRIB domain-containing protein RIC4-like, which codes for MKDRRGGAGFPFSIGCMSQSAVAVAHPLGKKPPAPAPQPQADNPSSSTTTTATAQERGAGEESSEDKARTAAAAAAGTVTAGVQRLLRGIKTFFAAYDVDEEEDDEEQEIVIGYPTDVQHVGHIGWDGINKVGGMGVGVGMAGAFSLPSSLSLRQLEIAMDPGAGSTTCIN
- the LOC119306771 gene encoding arginine decarboxylase-like; the encoded protein is MSMLLLPPSSSRSIAPPPAVRSPCAPRSLRTGSPRRHAIARCDTSRTTPRISETEATLAQPSAAVQGATAPLVQALKSTAAQDVSCFHFPGHNRGKAAPSSLSNLVGMGAFLHDLPELPELDDLFYPKGVILDAQNQAARLFGSSKTWFLVNGSTCGIQAAVMATCSPCDYIIIPRNCHISVISALVLSGAVPKYIVPEYNSAWDIAGGVTPSQVDKALKELEKDGKKVGAVLVTSPTYHGICSDVQGVVDVCHPLHIPVIVDEAHGAHFRFHHSFPSTAIEQGADLAVQSTHKVLSSLTQSSMLHMAGGLVDADKVSQCLQLLQSSSPSYLLLSSLDAARAQLSENSKSFDDSVAMALETKDQLMVIPGLSVLDLSCFASDFPAIDPLRITFSASGLHLSGYEADDILEEHRIVCELVGTQAVTFAVNLGTRRQDVQKLVQCAKYLSDKYMSANESRFSKHNYVRSPLDKFSVKLTPRQAFFTKKRRVCIEDSLGEICGELICPYPPGIPVLIPGEVVTQDSLSYLLNVRDQGMTISGAADGELKSIMVCNL